The Leguminivora glycinivorella isolate SPB_JAAS2020 chromosome 7, LegGlyc_1.1, whole genome shotgun sequence genomic interval ACAATTTGGCTAAAAAATGTACTTATGCAATAATTAATTCACTAAACATGAATTGCTAACGATAACGAGCCTTTATAAATCCCAATTTAGTGAAATCTAATATTGGTTTGTATGATAAATGTACAAATGTCAGGACCTGCAACTAAATGCCAAGTGACTACATGGTACCTAAAATGATCGTGATTCATCTGTTTGTAACTGTTAAGCAcgcttataaatatgtatatacatatatacataatttGCCCAGTGTCTTCATACGGCCTAATTCCAACAATATGTCTAAGGCACGCCGCAGACAGTCTGaataattcataatcttaaaaaagatttgtatgcaacctgtcagttcaaactgacagatctgtcactttgaactgacaggttgcattgcatacaatattttttaagattatgaatttttcggaCTGTCTGTGGTGTGCCTCAGATATCACAGCCCTACAATACGAAGCGTCCTTGTCAAGTGAAGACGAAGAAATTTTGTTGGAATTGGGCCGATAATCatttcactcatattattggcATGGCAACTACTTGAAAACGGATTATGTAAAGTAACTAGCTGTtcatgtattttaaatatttattcgtactggaaataaacatgaaatagattattttaaattaaaatgtcactTGTATCTAACTTTATTCAACGACGAATTAATTTacagttgttttattttaataattgttGTTGTTATTTATGTAGTCTTGATTTAATTGAATGATTAGTATAAGTTATTTATGCAATTCTTTGAATTCTCAATTCTCAACACTGCCGAAGAGCATGTTTagttttaatacttttaattgATCTAATCATTGAATATACAAGTTGAAAGAAATTTAATCATGCTCGGAGTATTAAAACGATCGATACAGAATATATTTCTtcaaacattaaattaaaaaaacactGAAAAAGTGTAATTAGTGGCTGTTGATATATGTATATGATAGATTACATTATGATACCTACgcatttatttcttataaaaatgtcaAGGAAACTTGTCATAAGAATGCACTCTTAAGgcaagtaggtacagtcaaccaattggaaccctaggacactctacaaccatggtgtgtcaaaatgacaagcagtaagagatttcttacaatatcaatgtcactatgacatagttctacagtggcctagggttccaattggttgactgtacctaaacaCTAGTTGTGTATCTGGACGGCTGCGTCTGCGTCttctaatgaggaggcacactcaaaggttatgacagatggcgccaccttattagtgcATTGCACAGAGAAAGAATttaatacgtgagagcgagaagatgatttttttttctcttacacatatatgaatgacagtgacatggctaggcacttgcacaggcgcccctggcgggataaaatgtcagtgcctcctcattttttttagaaaatggAGCCATAGTCATGCTACATACTTATGTGTCacctggggcctattgcataacaagttacaactcatattacaagcggtagtccccctccaattcattttataagaaagagagttccacttgtaatacaagttgtaaattgttatgcaataggcccctggccATTAGTCATTATTGGCCTATGGTGACAGTACCTTTGGTGGCTTGCAGAATGAACTATTTGTTGTACCTATgtcataaatataattttgttcTGTGGTagtaagttattttagttattacatTTTAAGATTGTATAGCACGGACGCTAGTATTGTGTTCCTTTAaacttttattgttattttggtTCCTCTTTATCAATAAGGAATTAAGTATCTAATCTTGGATGGATTGACTTGACAGGTATTTCACGGCACTGAGCCTTGTAAATAgtgtaaatataatataaacacCCTGTTTTATAATGTGATAGTTTCGCATTGTAGTCTGTAAATAAATGAGAATGAATTAGACTATGTTGTATCATTTGCCACCCAATTATATTCGAGTAAACGTGAGATTTTACAACAGGAAGAGCCATAACACAAAACCCgcattttaaaatgtaaatatatttccattcactcataaaatatagagcctgaccagaaatatatgactacgcgccattttgcggaatttcattagaactattttcttcatactaaactgaactgttatacatcagaataacagcgccctcctggggcccatttctcgaacgacattagactaatattattagtccacgaactgtcaaacaaatcgtatgggttgccatgacaacacactaatattattagactaATAACTTTCGAGAAATAGGCCCCTGACGTCGTATAGGTATtactggtcaggctttaaatacattattacaTAATTATCCTGAATGAATTAAAGAATTAAGTCACCGCCTAAAATTGGCGAGTCTTCCTTAATGAGACTTGTTAAGATTATGTttaaacgctgaattttaggcATGAAATGGAAcgtctttaacaaaataaaaatctactTACTTTCACCCAGCAGCTTATGATAAGCTCCTTACGATAATCGTTTTAAACAAACTCGTtaaagtataaaaatattttaaaaattagtagaATTACTCAAATAAACGGGAAAGGAAAACCAAAGAAAAAATGGATGGACTCTGtgaaagatgatatgaaacAAAAGCGAGTGGATGATGAGATGATGAGCGATAGAGAGGTGTGGAAGAGaaggacatgctgcgccgaccccaaattaACGGGGttaagggcaagcgaatgatgatgatgaagtccAAATAAGTTCGGAAGACTGACAACATTTTGAAGATGGCGCTAAATTTGAAGACCGCTCAAATACCATTACTAAAAAccggtatatttttatttgaaattttactGATGTAGTTAACTCGTAAGCAAGaagagaaaattatatttaaatataaattcatAGCTCATCTAACTTATACAATCTAAACATAAGTAATACAGGTTTATCTgcacaaaaataaatgtcatttgttctttggATGTTTTGGAACGTACTCTGAATATGACAACACTGGATCGGTCTGACAACTAATTTATCGATCGGCGCGTCGACGTTTGACAGTTTACTCCGGCAGCCGAATTATCGAACAACAATCCGCGCAATCTAGCAAATAATCCGGTGATCTGTCTTCAAATTATTTCCTGAGTAACATTGCAAGTCCAATGTTTACGTTTTGCTGTGCCGACTTGTAAGACGATGGAGTGGTCTAAAGAGAAGACTTTAAAGTTAATTGAGTTGTTACAAGTAAATGCTAGCTTATGGAATCCTTCTTTGTGTGATACACGAAGGGACAAACAGAAGAGAAAGGAAGAATTGCGAGGGATTTCTGCGATACTAGGTATTTCTGTGTCGGATACTACTAAGAAAATACAGCATTTGCGGACGCAGTATAACCGGGAAGCCGCTAGAGAAGCCAGGGCGAACGAGGAAGACCCTGAAGACAGATTTTTGAGTAACTGGTACGCGTTTGAATACTTGCACTTCATGAAGGACTCAAGTAAACCTTACAGAGTATTACAGCTGGTAAGTTGGTTGGGGTGTAGCAAAGGGTACGCAGGACTTAGAAAAATTTTGATGGGAGTGGTATCATTATGACACCTACTTTTTATGATGCTATCGTATAGAGGACGCTAAAATAAGCACGTTTTGTATGGGCAACTTTTCTCTAAACTTAATAATTTCCGAGATAAATGGGTACAAAAGTTACGGGACTTAGAAAAATTTTGATGGGAGTGGTATCATTATGACACCTACTTTTTATGATGCTATCGTATAGAGGACGCTAAAATAAGCATGTTTTGTATGGACAACTTTTctctaaacttaataattacCAAGATAAATGACGGATTGTAACAATATTAGGCTGCGAAAGTCCGAATCTAGGGCTCTCGCCGGTTAGGACGCGTGCCGACACTGCGCGCCCTAGAGTGTTTTTGTAGAGCCGGAGGCGCGGAGGGAGGGCAGCCCTCGCCCGCCGTGACAAAGCTCGGGAGCCGTGCGAAGCGGAGCGGCTGAGGCTGGTCGCCGAAGGCGACCAACAAGCCGAAGCTGCGGAGCGGAGTACGAGCGACCGTGCTTTGCCACGCAAGGGCGGAAGGGCTGCACTTCCCGAAGCGCCGGAGCTAAGGCTGAATCTTAGGTCTCACAATAACACCACTtggatgattttttttctaagtgtcTGAAACTCGCCATTTTCAAAGTCCATTATTTTCTCTACAAAACATGCTTATTTTAagtgctcaaaaatatgtatacggccaaagtggtcaaaaatatgtatacggccaaagtggtcaaaaatatgtatacaaagTTCTTTGCGTACCCTTTGGTACACCTTGACCGGTAAGTTATTTAGGTAATTGCTAAACAAAACTCAAATTATATAAGAGTGtacctttacaaaaaatattatgaaatatattcgATCGTTTTAAGgcccataataaaaataaaataaaaataaaaataaaaagccttttatttctagTAAGACAGTAATGTTAcagaaattagaaaaatatatatcttaactattaaaataatgtcacACCAGAACCCTTTATGAGGTAAAGGCccatagtccactatcatatgattatcatagaaatataatcataggcaacatgccattCTTCCcattggagaaaaagggaggcataacagacctatgatcatatttctatgataaacatatgatagtggactatcggcctaataCCCAGTACAGTGCTCTGATGCTCTCCCATTTTTATAAGGTTTTCTaaactattataattaaatttcagGATACCCATCCAGAAGTCAACAGTAGTCTTCCCTCAAACACTGATAGCTTTGTTGAATCCCTCCAAAACAAACTAGAGAACCATTCTCCACCCCACAAGGTTCCACGAACAGACAACTTGCACTTAGTCAAACCTGAGCTGGTATACTCTTCGCCACAATCAAGAGACGAGTTCTCAGTGTTTGGAGAATATATTGCTAACGAGTTAAGGTCCTTAAAAGGTGAGAAGAACTTGTTAGTGTTGAAGAAGAAGATTCAGGATGCTATATTTGAAGTCAAAATGGGGATGATTCACGAGCCAAAGACGGAAGAGAGTGCATGCACAGTGTATGTCCACACCAGTCAACCACAAAATGTGGCACCTATACATAGTAAGCTTTATACTACACCAGTTATGACAACAACTGCCCATATAAACCAGCACACAGCCCAAACACCTACTTCAAGCATCAGTGAGATCATTATCAATGGTGCATGCCATTATTCCAATTTCAAAGTGGACAGCCAATAGCAGTGTCATCCACTTCCCAATGGGGAAGTGGATAAAAATGAGACTTATAGTATTAGGAATTAAAGGATACTCTTCATttataaagcctccgccacacataaagcgttttgatagcgtagcgtcagcggagcgcaatgatagcggtgcgctggCGGAACGCtggcattccgctcgcaatccgcgcggaCCACTCGTTGCGCTCCGAGTTTAGTCTGTGTTATTCTGGACattccgcctacgctatcaaaacgcgcatatTTAGTTTTATAATGAGATTAAGCTATACTTTAATAGTATTTAAGGTATGTAATAACTTTTAATGATGTTTTAAACCATATCAAGCTAGTAGCAAATGTAAATAATCAATCTAGTGTGTTTGGAGTCTACAATAAAGGATAATAAGTCATTAGTTTTTTAATGACACTAGTGTATTTTAATGATGTTTTAAACCATATCAAGCTAGTAGCAAATGTAAATAATCAATCTAGTGTGTTTGGAGTCTACAATAAAGGATAATAAGTCATTAGTTTTTTAATGACACTAGTGTATAAAATTGTAAGTAAAAAATACTTGTctgacttattttttattaaggtaAATGAATCTTTCAAGTCAATAAAACAACACATCATATACAATGCTGTTAATTGAAAAAAACAATCATGTGTATCATTAATAATGTACATAGTATATCTAGTCATTTTATCCTTATAGCCAGTACTTTGCACATGCCAACTTTAGACACTAAAGTTCTCAAATTGCaaacattgtttttatttttcttatggtGTGTCAAAATTTTGCAAATTTCTGTTTGGTGTAGGCTTTCAGCCTTGTTTGCAGGATACTAACTTCTATACAGTACAGATTAATCTGCAGGTCGCTCACTGTATTTGCATACATTCCATTCATAGAAATGTATAAATACTTGTATAGTTTCCTAGTAAATAAGTAATGTTGACTCTGTTAatctaatatatatatttaaaaagtttatgGTGCTTTATTTTACTACTCCCTGTTACAATACATACGTTGGTGGGATCCTCGACGAGccattattatattattgttcAAGCTTCTACAGCatggttgtatttttttttttttttttttaggctgATTGTAGATTCcatttactttaaaaaaatattgaaaatgtaggggaaAGGTTTATCGTCCACagcaaaatttgaatttcgcgcctttttaatGCCAAGATTTACTTCATCGTTCATAtgcaacattatttttatttgccgCTTTTTCTAGTTATGAAAAACCTTGACAATTTGTCTATAATTATATGCAAAGCGCAGTTTCAAGGTCTGTAGAGGCCTTTAAATAACTGGCAATTATTTGTCTATGGCAAGCCATAATGTTTTGCTTTTTAATAAAttcacagaattacagttaaaccagaatgagtagttaggtcaaaaagtgtgtccacatgagaggtcattgtttgggcttgtgtccctctcgcacttactgacaatgtcaacattattcagtgacgtcatcactgtcatacattagggataccagtcaattttcaaagttactaccaaatctactaatatccatttgaacatattttttaattatacaaatctttgatttattgacatcaaaataattacattataattattttccaattatttgaaatatatcgaaaccctagtttgaatataacactaaaataatataagaagttataaattAAGGTAATATactacagataaaaatactactactatggtaacctcattaacgctggccacacgtgcgagagggacacccatatcttcttagtagtttgtggggacaccagcccaaacaaagccctctcatgtggaccgttttcgctagtctgatacgatcacctttctatctcagtgataaggttcaatttagtatgacaaaaaatgtgattccacaatctagtttagtAATTCTAatggtccccccacatctagcgtctcgcgagcgtcgcgtcgggccaacatgtggggggaccctaaatcTATGAATAAATTACTTCCTTCCGTTCTGCTCGCCCGTTGATTGGTCGATTCAACATTTGAATCGATGTTTGATTCGTTTATTTGCTGACACTCTGTTATTCAATTTTGACGTTGTCAATTGTCAATATTGACAATATTTACAATTTGTCATACATAATCTAGTTTTGGTCGAAGCCGGTCGCGCCGGCTGTAGCGTAAAGTTCTTATGAACTTCCAAAG includes:
- the LOC125228287 gene encoding uncharacterized protein LOC125228287; its protein translation is MEWSKEKTLKLIELLQVNASLWNPSLCDTRRDKQKRKEELRGISAILGISVSDTTKKIQHLRTQYNREAAREARANEEDPEDRFLSNWYAFEYLHFMKDSSKPYRVLQLDTHPEVNSSLPSNTDSFVESLQNKLENHSPPHKVPRTDNLHLVKPELVYSSPQSRDEFSVFGEYIANELRSLKGEKNLLVLKKKIQDAIFEVKMGMIHEPKTEESACTVYVHTSQPQNVAPIHSKLYTTPVMTTTAHINQHTAQTPTSSISEIIINGACHYSNFKVDSQ